One segment of Nostoc piscinale CENA21 DNA contains the following:
- a CDS encoding putative 2-dehydropantoate 2-reductase, producing MGDRKYAIIGTGALGGFYGAKLQHAGLDVHFLLKSDYEQVRQHGLIIESKDGDFTLPQVNAYNDADKMPQCDVVIVALKTIQNYLLPQLLPPVIKNNGVVLVLQNGLDIELEIAQIVSNVNIIGGLCFLCSNKVGQGHIRHLDYGHISLGEYSHNYEAEGITNRMQQIANDFQNAGIAIELTEDLLLARWQKLVWNIPYNGLSVVLNARTDELMANSYTRQLVEQLMDEVAAGAKSTGRIIADSFIQKMLDYTVKMKPYRTSMKIDYDEQRPLEVEAIIGNSLRKAQAAGVFLPQINCLYNQLKFLDSRNQR from the coding sequence ATGGGCGATCGCAAGTACGCCATCATAGGAACAGGTGCATTAGGTGGGTTTTACGGTGCAAAACTGCAACACGCGGGTTTAGATGTTCATTTTTTACTCAAAAGTGACTACGAACAAGTCCGCCAGCATGGTTTAATCATCGAATCGAAAGATGGCGACTTTACCTTACCCCAAGTTAACGCCTATAACGATGCGGACAAGATGCCACAATGTGATGTAGTTATAGTTGCACTCAAAACAATCCAAAATTATTTATTACCACAATTATTACCGCCTGTAATTAAAAATAATGGTGTGGTATTAGTATTACAAAATGGATTAGATATAGAACTAGAAATTGCCCAGATTGTGAGTAATGTCAACATTATTGGTGGCTTATGTTTTTTATGTTCCAATAAAGTCGGACAAGGACATATTCGTCACTTAGATTATGGACACATTTCTTTGGGTGAATACAGCCATAACTACGAAGCTGAGGGAATTACCAATAGAATGCAGCAAATTGCCAACGACTTTCAAAATGCTGGCATAGCAATAGAATTAACGGAAGATTTACTCTTAGCGCGTTGGCAAAAATTAGTCTGGAATATTCCCTACAATGGGTTATCTGTGGTTTTGAATGCTAGAACTGATGAATTAATGGCAAATTCATACACTCGTCAATTAGTTGAGCAATTAATGGATGAAGTAGCCGCAGGCGCAAAAAGTACCGGACGTATAATTGCTGATAGCTTCATTCAAAAAATGCTAGATTACACAGTCAAGATGAAGCCTTACCGCACCAGTATGAAAATTGACTATGACGAACAACGTCCTTTAGAAGTAGAAGCGATTATTGGGAATTCATTACGCAAAGCCCAAGCGGCAGGTGTATTTTTACCACAAATTAACTGCTTGTACAATCAGTTAAAGTTTTTAGATAGTAGAAATCAACGTTAA
- a CDS encoding fasciclin domain-containing protein, producing the protein MADIVDIAVSNDAFKTLVTAVQAAGLVETLKSPGPFTVFAPTDDAFAKLPPGTIQTLVQNIPQLTRILKYHVVAGKLSQADLAKLGTVTSVEGSIIKIDCSDGFEIKNATVLAADIDADNGMIHVIDTVILPG; encoded by the coding sequence ATGGCTGATATTGTTGATATTGCGGTTAGTAACGACGCTTTTAAAACCTTGGTAACTGCTGTACAAGCGGCTGGTTTAGTCGAAACATTAAAAAGTCCAGGGCCATTTACAGTCTTTGCACCTACTGATGATGCCTTTGCCAAGTTACCACCAGGAACAATCCAAACTCTAGTGCAGAATATTCCCCAGTTGACCAGAATTTTAAAATATCACGTCGTGGCTGGGAAGTTGTCTCAGGCTGATTTAGCAAAACTAGGTACAGTTACTTCGGTAGAAGGCTCAATCATTAAAATAGATTGTTCTGACGGGTTTGAAATCAAAAACGCCACTGTCTTAGCAGCCGATATCGATGCTGACAATGGCATGATTCATGTCATTGATACAGTAATTTTGCCTGGGTAA
- a CDS encoding pyridoxal phosphate-dependent aminotransferase — MTDDKLISRMQAVQSPIIPVVGELIKNSPGTISLGQGVVSYSPPPEAIELLPKFLGEARNNLYQAVEGIPPLLTALKAKLSAFNCIEINNDSCVVVTAGSNMAFMNAILAITSPGDEIILNTPYYFNHEMAITMAGCRVVLVETDENYQLRPEALAAAITPKTKAIVTISPNNPTGVVYSEAALRQVNQICRDRHIYHISDEAYEYFTYNGVKHISPGAFAGSSDYTISLYSLSKAYGFAGWRIGYMVIPKHLLVAVKKVQDTILICPPVVSQYAALGALQAKDEYLKENIGAIAQVRQLVIDSLNHLQGLCTIAQADGAFYFFLKVHTQMNAFELVKRLIQEHKVAVIPGTTFGMENGCYLRVAYGALQENTAKAGIERLVNGLRNII, encoded by the coding sequence ATGACTGATGATAAATTGATTTCTCGGATGCAGGCGGTTCAGTCGCCGATAATTCCTGTGGTTGGGGAACTGATTAAAAATTCTCCGGGAACCATTTCTCTCGGACAGGGTGTAGTCTCCTACAGTCCACCACCAGAAGCAATTGAACTTTTACCGAAGTTTTTAGGGGAAGCGAGAAATAATCTCTATCAAGCAGTGGAGGGAATTCCGCCTTTATTAACTGCTTTGAAAGCAAAATTGTCAGCTTTTAACTGTATTGAAATTAATAATGACAGCTGTGTTGTCGTGACAGCCGGCAGTAATATGGCGTTTATGAACGCGATTTTGGCAATTACTTCGCCTGGTGATGAAATTATTTTAAATACGCCATACTATTTCAATCATGAAATGGCTATTACAATGGCGGGTTGTCGGGTGGTGTTGGTAGAAACAGATGAAAATTACCAATTGCGTCCAGAAGCATTAGCCGCAGCAATTACGCCAAAAACAAAGGCTATTGTGACAATTTCCCCAAATAATCCCACAGGGGTAGTTTATTCTGAAGCTGCATTACGGCAAGTCAATCAAATTTGTCGCGATCGCCATATCTACCATATCAGCGATGAGGCTTACGAATATTTTACCTACAACGGTGTCAAACATATTTCACCGGGAGCATTTGCTGGCAGTAGTGATTATACAATTTCTCTCTACAGCCTTTCTAAAGCTTATGGTTTTGCGGGTTGGCGCATTGGCTATATGGTAATTCCCAAACATCTACTTGTGGCTGTTAAAAAAGTTCAAGATACAATTTTGATTTGTCCGCCTGTGGTGTCGCAGTATGCTGCTTTAGGTGCATTGCAGGCAAAAGATGAGTATTTAAAGGAAAATATTGGTGCGATCGCTCAAGTACGTCAGTTAGTGATAGACTCACTGAATCATCTGCAAGGTTTATGTACTATTGCCCAAGCAGATGGTGCGTTTTATTTCTTTTTAAAAGTGCATACTCAAATGAATGCTTTTGAGTTGGTGAAAAGATTAATTCAAGAACACAAAGTTGCTGTGATTCCTGGGACAACCTTTGGAATGGAAAACGGTTGCTATTTGCGAGTTGCTTATGGTGCATTACAAGAAAATACAGCCAAAGCAGGGATAGAAAGATTAGTTAATGGTTTGCGGAATATTATTTAA
- a CDS encoding non-ribosomal peptide synthetase, whose amino-acid sequence MNITDSLVQVANSNLLEEWTNTKTDYPRDATIHELFKIQVLTTPNSVAIEYKQQKITYQEIENKSNQLAAYLCQVGVTTETLVALYLDRSPDVIITILAILKAGGAYLPLDTAAPVERLKTILQDARSSVLITQKHQLNHLASITNHLQTICIDEQNNLTNISDDIVLYGEVTCHNLAYVMYTSGSTGKPKGVCITHRGVVRLVKNTNYANFSVDEVILQLASIAFDAATFEIWGALLNGGKLVIMPIKTPSLQEIGTAIKQYHVTTLWLTAGLFNLIVEEQIENLKSLRQLLAGGDVLSKYHVKKVLEELPECQLINGYGPTENTTFTCCHKITVKDLQKDSIPIGHPIANTQVYILDDILQVVPVGMPGELYIGGDGLARGYLNRPDLTAEKFIQNPFSDDPNSRLYKTGDRARWLPDGTIEFLGRIDFQVKIRGFRVELGEIEAVLAQHPSVRSVVVLAQEYQPGDKRLVAYFTQEANIGAVNSSELRHFLQQKLPNYMIPSAFILLDQLPLNANGKVDRNALPNLENLCIHIDSNFVLPRTPTEKILANIWAEVLGFQVGIYQPFLEVGGHSLHATQIVSRVRDCFRVDLPVSAVLEASTIFELSQQIESANQQADSLMSIPELPEISDKNNLPLSVYQERLWLLEQKSGLRPIYNLPMVFRLTGTLHIASLEQAINTIIQRHESLRTTFPVVEGLPIQHIAAELKISILVQQIENYGEMEIQSLVDAEARQTFNLKQEPPIRARLLRLTEKDHILMITIHHIAADGWSLGIFNQELSVLYKAYTQQSPSPLAPPLFQYSNFSLWHRQWFQQPQVYTPLVDYWSRKLAAAPPLLQLPSDRPRPQLQSFSGRIQSFHLDLELTQQLINLSQKSGSTLFMTLLAGFAILLHSYTSNKDILVGSAVANRNHTKIESIIGCFSNIMPLCISIIGNSSFLNLIKQIRQIALEAYPYQDFPVEHLLSSLQSSRDLSYSPWYQVIFNLLNVPMNNLELTGLDIEPIPVEKGTAICDLSVLIWETPLGLEGIFEYNTELFDAATIEQLIQNFQILLQELVSNPDQNILSLPILTQDKQYWQQQKDKLNAVRIQPSRQLSQVTHSAPQDELEKQLIKIWKKVLGVSSIGVNDNFFHLGGHSLLALRLFAEIEKALDKKLPLATLFQVPTIRELAELIRQTQTVESSFSFSSPMLNPEDYRKLIAITAGRQGEKLRPESLITSLNHKGNKQPFFFCANRLDEVLVLAKYIGKEQPIHVLESGYSVFLHKPTEENIKALAAYHIHDILNLQPQGDYLLGGFCFGCLLAYEIAKQLESLGKKVSVLVIIDFPAYERNLYYFITKVHPVLRNIKLFYKQPYKCILQKNRNKLLVPIDNSQQLYIMRQDYSGKIHLFFV is encoded by the coding sequence ATGAATATTACCGACTCATTAGTTCAAGTTGCGAACTCTAATTTATTAGAAGAATGGACAAATACAAAAACAGATTATCCCAGAGATGCGACCATTCATGAATTATTTAAAATTCAAGTATTAACAACACCTAACTCTGTCGCTATTGAGTATAAACAGCAGAAAATAACTTATCAAGAAATTGAAAACAAATCAAATCAATTGGCTGCTTATTTATGCCAAGTTGGGGTGACAACAGAAACTTTAGTAGCTTTATATTTAGACCGTTCTCCTGATGTAATTATCACTATTTTAGCTATTTTAAAAGCAGGTGGAGCTTATTTGCCATTAGATACTGCTGCTCCTGTAGAACGCTTAAAAACTATTCTACAAGATGCAAGATCATCTGTTTTAATTACTCAAAAACACCAGTTAAATCATCTAGCATCAATTACAAATCATCTTCAAACTATCTGTATTGATGAGCAAAATAATTTAACCAATATTTCTGATGATATTGTTCTGTATGGTGAAGTTACTTGCCATAATTTAGCTTATGTAATGTACACATCAGGTTCAACAGGTAAACCCAAAGGTGTGTGCATAACACATCGTGGTGTTGTACGACTCGTTAAAAATACAAATTATGCTAATTTTAGTGTTGATGAGGTTATTTTACAACTTGCTTCTATTGCCTTTGATGCAGCAACATTTGAAATTTGGGGTGCTTTATTAAATGGTGGCAAATTGGTGATTATGCCAATTAAAACACCATCATTGCAAGAAATTGGCACAGCGATTAAACAATATCATGTTACTACATTATGGTTAACCGCAGGATTATTTAATTTAATAGTGGAAGAACAGATAGAAAATCTAAAATCCTTGCGTCAACTTTTAGCAGGAGGAGATGTTTTATCAAAGTATCATGTCAAGAAAGTTTTGGAAGAATTACCAGAGTGTCAATTAATCAATGGTTATGGCCCTACAGAAAATACGACCTTTACCTGTTGCCATAAAATTACTGTTAAGGATTTGCAAAAAGACTCAATTCCTATTGGTCATCCGATTGCGAATACTCAAGTTTATATACTTGACGATATTTTACAAGTAGTTCCCGTTGGTATGCCAGGAGAACTTTATATTGGTGGTGATGGGTTAGCGAGGGGTTATTTGAATAGACCAGATTTAACCGCAGAAAAATTTATTCAAAATCCTTTTAGTGATGACCCCAATTCGCGTCTTTATAAAACAGGCGATCGCGCTCGCTGGCTACCTGATGGCACAATTGAGTTTTTGGGAAGAATTGATTTTCAAGTCAAAATTCGAGGCTTTCGGGTCGAACTAGGTGAAATTGAGGCAGTTCTGGCACAGCACCCATCGGTGCGATCAGTCGTTGTACTCGCCCAGGAATATCAGCCAGGGGACAAGCGATTAGTAGCATATTTTACTCAAGAAGCAAACATTGGTGCAGTAAATTCTAGTGAATTACGCCATTTTCTCCAACAGAAATTGCCAAATTATATGATTCCGTCGGCTTTTATTTTGTTGGATCAGTTACCTCTGAATGCTAATGGTAAGGTGGATCGAAATGCTCTACCTAACTTGGAGAATCTCTGCATACATATAGACAGCAATTTTGTGTTACCTCGTACCCCAACCGAAAAAATACTAGCTAACATTTGGGCAGAGGTTTTAGGGTTTCAAGTGGGAATTTATCAACCATTTTTAGAAGTAGGTGGACACTCTCTTCATGCTACTCAGATTGTTTCTCGCGTGCGGGACTGTTTTAGAGTAGATTTACCTGTTTCCGCAGTCCTAGAAGCATCGACAATTTTTGAGTTGAGTCAACAGATTGAGTCAGCAAATCAACAAGCAGACTCTCTTATGAGTATTCCTGAATTGCCAGAAATTTCAGATAAAAACAACCTACCTTTGTCGGTATATCAAGAACGATTATGGTTGTTAGAACAAAAATCTGGTCTTAGACCGATTTACAACCTACCAATGGTGTTTCGACTGACAGGAACTTTGCATATTGCGAGTTTGGAACAGGCAATTAACACAATTATTCAACGACATGAATCGCTGCGAACTACCTTTCCAGTTGTAGAAGGGCTACCGATTCAACACATTGCTGCTGAATTGAAGATTTCCATTCTCGTCCAACAAATTGAAAACTATGGGGAAATGGAGATCCAAAGTTTAGTTGATGCAGAAGCCAGACAGACATTTAACCTTAAACAAGAGCCACCCATCCGGGCGCGATTACTGCGATTGACCGAGAAAGATCATATATTGATGATCACGATACATCACATTGCTGCTGATGGCTGGTCATTAGGAATTTTTAACCAAGAATTATCCGTTCTCTATAAAGCTTATACACAACAATCTCCGTCTCCTCTGGCTCCACCATTATTTCAATACAGCAATTTTAGCCTTTGGCATCGACAATGGTTTCAGCAGCCACAGGTATATACACCTTTAGTAGATTACTGGAGTCGTAAACTAGCGGCTGCGCCTCCCTTACTACAATTACCAAGCGATCGCCCTCGTCCTCAATTACAATCTTTTTCAGGGCGTATCCAATCATTTCACCTTGACTTAGAGTTAACGCAGCAACTAATAAACCTCAGTCAAAAATCTGGCTCTACACTGTTCATGACACTGTTAGCTGGTTTTGCAATTTTACTGCATTCTTATACTAGTAATAAGGACATACTAGTTGGTTCCGCAGTCGCCAACCGCAACCATACCAAAATTGAATCTATAATAGGCTGCTTTTCTAATATTATGCCGCTTTGTATCAGTATAATTGGGAACTCCTCTTTCCTGAACTTGATCAAGCAGATACGGCAAATTGCTTTAGAAGCCTATCCATATCAAGACTTTCCCGTTGAGCATTTGTTGTCTAGTCTACAATCCAGCAGAGATTTAAGTTATTCACCCTGGTATCAGGTGATATTCAATCTACTGAATGTACCTATGAACAATCTAGAGTTAACTGGACTCGATATAGAACCAATACCAGTTGAAAAAGGTACGGCTATATGTGATTTATCAGTTTTGATCTGGGAAACACCTCTAGGATTGGAAGGTATATTTGAATATAATACTGAGCTGTTTGATGCTGCCACAATTGAACAGTTAATCCAAAACTTTCAGATTTTGCTACAAGAACTAGTAAGCAATCCAGACCAGAATATCTTGTCATTGCCAATATTGACCCAAGATAAACAATATTGGCAACAACAAAAAGATAAACTAAATGCTGTCAGAATCCAACCAAGCCGACAACTTTCCCAAGTTACTCATTCTGCGCCTCAAGATGAGTTAGAAAAACAATTGATTAAAATCTGGAAAAAAGTGTTAGGTGTTTCATCTATCGGAGTTAATGATAACTTCTTTCATCTAGGAGGACATTCTTTATTAGCATTGCGTTTATTTGCTGAAATTGAAAAGGCTTTGGACAAAAAACTACCCCTAGCCACACTGTTTCAAGTACCAACAATTAGAGAATTGGCAGAGTTGATACGTCAGACACAAACTGTAGAATCATCTTTCTCTTTCAGTTCTCCTATGTTGAATCCAGAAGATTACCGCAAACTTATAGCAATCACTGCTGGTCGTCAGGGAGAAAAACTTAGACCTGAATCCTTAATTACCAGTCTCAATCATAAAGGTAATAAACAACCATTTTTCTTCTGTGCTAACCGTTTAGATGAAGTATTAGTACTTGCTAAATACATAGGAAAAGAACAACCAATTCATGTTTTAGAGTCAGGTTATTCTGTATTTCTGCATAAACCTACAGAAGAAAACATCAAAGCACTTGCTGCTTATCATATTCATGATATTCTCAACTTGCAACCGCAGGGAGATTATCTGTTAGGTGGTTTTTGTTTTGGGTGTTTACTAGCTTATGAAATTGCAAAACAGCTTGAAAGTCTCGGTAAAAAAGTATCTGTTTTAGTAATAATAGATTTTCCTGCTTATGAGAGGAATTTGTATTACTTTATTACTAAAGTTCACCCAGTGCTTCGTAATATAAAACTTTTTTATAAGCAACCTTATAAATGTATTTTACAGAAAAATAGGAATAAATTGCTCGTACCAATAGATAATTCTCAACAGCTTTATATTATGCGACAAGACTACTCTGGGAAAATTCACCTTTTTTTTGTCTAG